Below is a window of Ananas comosus cultivar F153 linkage group 9, ASM154086v1, whole genome shotgun sequence DNA.
GGCTAAATCGGACATTGATACATATTAGGATCAGGGTCCTTGATACTCACCATAGCAGCTAGGCCTATCGCAAATCCAGCAATACCCTGGAATCAAAGATTGGTAAGGAAAAGAATgtgacgagaaaaaaaaaaaaacaatgataaaacaaaaaaatagccCATTAGATTGCAGAACTGAAATGAATGTACACCTGTTCACATAATGGCGTGTTGAAAACTCTATCTCTACCAAATCTATCAGCCAATCCTGTAGTGCAACGAAAGACGCCACCGAAGCTCACATCCTCCCCAAATACATAAGCACTGCACAAAATCCCATATTCCTAAATGGTTAACGAAGAATTGACGGAACTAATATTTCCTAAATTTTCATCTTTCATTCCTATTTGGCCCTGCATCTCTGTTTCAATTTCAGCTGTAGTCGCCTTAGAAAAGATTTTGACAAGCAGAAAAGTTTGAAGCTCGCGATGTGGTGGGAAGTACAAATGAAATTATGAACCTCGAGTCCAAAAGCTCAAATTTTGGTGCTTCTGCTAATAGATAAAATCTGTTGgaggattttttctttttttttttttagttcatCCTTCCTGCAGGATGTAGTACTATTGGATGAAGTATCATCTGAATAAATAGTGTTTCTGTTGATTATCCCTTAACTCGATTCTTTCTAAAGTAGAGTAAAATCACAAAGCCGGAGCTTCTGCTTTAGGCCACAAAACCTCATTTCTAATTTCCACTACAGTAGAAGCACTACATTTACTTTTGCTGTACCAAAAAGGACTACTACGAAAAGCAGAATCAGAAGCTGAGCCAAACATGCACATCGTATCACTCGCCACAACTAAAATTAAACCTAGACCTAATATAACTACTCCGTAGCATTTCATACCGAAAATTCGCACCCCGATTCGATCACCAAGGCTTCTGATCCTTAAATTTTGCGAGAATTATCACTAAATATCAAACTATAATTACAAATTCACAGCAAAACCAAATGAGATCGGAGGAAAACAAATGATTTAGGGTTTCACCGAGGATCGGTCTCGAGAGCGATGTGAAGGGCTTGGTTGATCGCGGTGAAGAGATTCACAAGGTTCTTCCCCTCCCGCGGAAGCTTCTCGGCCTCTCCAGAAGTGGAGAAACTCCTCTTCCCGATCGAAACCCTCCTCCCAAGAACCCTAAAAATCGTCGACATCtcgtaataaaaattaaaattaaaattaaaatttaaaaaaaaaaatcgatctgAGTTCTCCCAAATTAGAGAGTAACGTTGCGTTTGCTTCTTCTTTTATACTGCCGCGTAGGACGGATGAGCACTGAAGAAGTTTTAAAGGATGGATAAggaattataataataatataaaataatataaaataaatagagaggggaaaaaaaacgtGTGTGCCACGTGGTGTACTTCGCTGGACCGGGTGTTGCAAATGTTTAtttcaacaaaaagaaaaaaaaattagccaTTATGTAAAAAGCCATCTAAACTTGTAGtttaataatcataataatttttaaattttagtaagtaatttaattgacttttttttttaaaaaaatattaattatgcagctattttaattaatgaaaattAAAGATAGATTCACTATATTCTTCTAGTTTTAAACttagtaattaaaattagaagaaaaaaaatcaagaaactATTAAGAAGAAGAAACTATCGTGCTATTTAAAAATGTTAGAGAATTtaattgtcaaaatttaaattttatattcctgtttattgaaaaaaaaactgaagTTTCAAGggtatttgtatatttttttcttacaacaaaataaaatgtttatttttctggttatttttagataaaaacatATCAAACCTCTACATACTATGAACCTTTTGAAGTTAATTATTacgtttttcaaaattttaattctgttatttaatcttttaatttatttgatttgaatcaatcaatGACATTTTGactataaattttaacaaacttagtatatttcatgcagtactttttataattataatatttaagtaaGTAATATTAGCCATCTTTAGTACAAGTGacaaagagtttgatggttggttctcaaaatttcaaattcgaagtTTAGCTGCttaatattttcagctaaatttattttttaaaaaataaacaatacgGATaatatactatctttctctcaaaaaaatatttaagtaattaattagtttaaattttgaagtataTCATTGATTAAttcaaatcaagcaaattaaaaggttgaatagtaagattaaaatttcaaaaaattagatagcagattcaaaatgatttatatTTATGATAAGTTCCgtgtgtttatatttttttaatatgggGTTACGTAACAAATGTTGTGGCTCACAAATGACATGGTAGGCACGGTCTATGGATTTTTTTCGCGTTTATGCGGATTATGTACGTTCACGTTATAGTAGTTGACTCTTGGTCCAAGAAATCGACCGCCATGACCATGCCGTGACGAAGGGAAATGTTATAAGATTTggtgacaatttttttttaataaaatattgatgTGTTAATTAACATatgtgaaattttttaaactatatgtgtataaattaattaaaaatttgtaatattaatatattaataagtcttataaaagtaatattttgaaGGACTATAAATagacattcaaaaattttatatttacggACTAATTATATTGGTCGTGTGAAGTGCACAAGTTACCTCTAAAAGCCTGTTAAGACTATCGAATCATACCCGCACATGAAGTCAACCCGATATTCGTATTAGATTTGGATCGGGTTCTCGGGTTAACGGGTTCATTAGTCCCAAACCCGGAAgaaaaattaagagagagagagagagagagagagagagagagagagatattcaTTTGTGCTAAAACAACATGTGGCTCTTATTGTTCTACAATTCCCACACACCACACAAATCCTGTGTTCACTTCAAACACTCCCACCTCACAAACTCCCAAAACCACCACCCTTTTCCTTTCACCTTTCCCCTGCTCCTAATGCATGGAAAGCCCTTTGAGGCATTTCACCGAACACCTTACATGCACCGTATAGTTAACTAGGCACCGTTCAACATACTACGGTGTTTGCGCCACCCCCTGTAGCCAAATTGATCTCTTTCGCATGGCCAAGTTCACAGTGCAACGGGGTTTTGGGCTTCCACTTAATGGGGAGAGAGCTCACTTTGGGTGTGATCTAAGAGACCCATTTAGGTCTAGGGTTTGTGGGGGGAGTAGGTTTTTGGAGAAGAGCCCTGCTGGGTTTCATAGAGGCAGTAAAATTTGGTCGCCTGAGCATTGGAGAGCTTGGTCTATGGGGAGGAAACCCCATGGATCTAAAGCTGAGGAATGTGTTAATGGTTGCGGAGATGGTGGTGATGAGGAAGACGAGGATGATGAGGAGTTTGTCGAAGATGAGTTGGCCTGTTTCAGAGGATTGGTCTTGGATATCTCTTATAGGTAAAGGGAtcttccttcttttttattttattttattttgtatgtttGGTTAATGCGTTGTTGCTAATTATTAAGTATTTTGACTAGTAATGTACTCACCATAAAGAGATCTGTAATGTAGGATTTTGTCTCATGGAAGTGTATGTTGCTGGTGTGCATAATACGTAATTTCCTTGATGGCATTTGGATTTATAGGGCAATTCTTGTGGATCGGATACGACTTacctttcttattttttatattgtgcATGCAATTGATTGTATCTAATCTTTGTCCGCATGCGGAAGTAGACATGAAATCTAATATTAGCATCGATAATCCCTGCTTTTGAAGTATGAGTTAGCCGTTTTATGTGCTTAATTTGCAATCAGTAGGTTGCCAATGATGTTTCTTCTTATAGTTTTGAATAGTATTTCTGCTTACAGTTTTGAACCACAAATACGGTGACATGTGATTGCTTAGcagaatgaaaaataattaactgATTAACTTTTcacaatttgatacattgatTAGCTCAATTTTAAGACAGAATCATGAAATTAATGGAGAATACTTGAATTCTTTCTAAACTGAACTGATATCTGAATTATGCCTTAAGCAAAAGTGGCTACCGAGTGATATACACACTAGATAACCAACTTAGATATTAAATATGGGGTTACAGTGATTACATCTTATTTCCGCTGGAGAACTTGCATTCTTACACAAGGAACTTTGGAATTCATAACGGCACGATGATTCTTTTGGGAAAAATAACCAATTTTATGTACTCATCACAAGGTTTTCCATTTGTCGCATCCACCCCCTTAGAAGACTCCATTTCCTATTGGATATTGGACCAATAGTTCACAAAGCAACTTAACCACAAATGGTCACGTTTGGATGAGTATCTCGTGTGCATTTGTTTGTATATGAATATATTAAGGGCCTTCATTAGGATCACTCAATCCGTGCTCTCATCTCCCAGTTTGATAACAAAAGCATATTTCTATTCTTTCTCGTCCATGTTATCTATAatgcatgatatattttcaatgtcATATTTTAAAGATACTATTTTAGTATTGCCTgaattgcaaaatttttttgcatatttttaagTGCATTATCCTTTCTTAGGCCTGTCAATGTTGTCTGTTGGAGGCGCGCAATTTGTCTGGAATTTATGGAGAAGGTCAGATTCTCCATGCATTGTTGATTTTCCATTGACGCTCCTCAAGAAGAACCATTTGATAATATGCACCATTTATCACACAAATTGGTTCCTTTCATCAAATTGGTATCTTTGAGGTCTAAACCGCATTTACCTCCATTTTGGTTTGTCAGGCTGATGTTTTGGAGTATTACGACCAGACAGTATCATCGCCTCGAGGATCCTTCTACATTCCAGCAGTATTGAGGGTATGCAGTCTCAATCATTTCTGATGCAGAATAGTAGAAGATATATTCATAAATGTTACAATCACATTCCCAATCCCCTCTCCAGGTCCCACATTTGCTCCAAGTTGTTAAAAGAAGAAGAGTCAAGCATTGTCTTAGCCGTAAAAGCATTTTCTATAGGGATTCTTACACTTGTCAGTAAGTGTCAACGTTATTTTTCACAAGCTacattcatgattttttttaaaataattttttctacttAGGTTTAATGAAAGAGATAAGCTGTTTATTATGCCCATTGTAGAATACGGTAGTGAAAATCTATATTTGCAACTCTAATTTAACTTGTAAAAGAATTTCCTTCTTGGTAGCCATATAATGTGTGGATAGATCAGCATCCAAATATGCTATTTGAGGGGAATTGTTTCTTCCCTCTGGGCAGCCAAATAATTGTAGTTTTAATAAAGTATACAATCATTTATTAAGAGAAGCATATTATATTCTACGAGAAAACAACCATATTGAGATAaattgcaacttttttttttcttttttaaccaaAGAATGATGTTTTGTTTCTATCAATTGAGCACATATCCTCTACTTTAAAAAGCAGTTTGATCTGACCAGTTACGCATTCATATCACAATCAGGCATGCTAACATTTGCTGCTCCTTCCTTTGTGTTTGCATGATGTAAAAGTCCATGAAATATTTCCACTTTTATGGCCCTTTTTCTCATTCTACATTGCTGCCTCGTAATCGATATGTGATTAACTTATTCTAAGAAAGTATCAATCACAACTAGAAGACTTTTCACTGCTCTTTCTGATGTTTGCATGATGTAACAGTCCATGAAATATTTCCATTTTTATGGCACTTGCAGATAACCTTATTCTAAGAAAGTATCAATCACAACTTTTAGGCTTTTTCACTTCTCGTCTTATTTGCAATTTTCTACATAAAGGCTTTATTAATTTCATCTCGCCTTTTTGACTCGTCGCAAATGGATGCTATCGCAAAAATGGTATTGGACAACAATGCTCCTATAATCTACGTTAGTCTATGGTTCCTATTCGTTCAATGTTCTACTGTTATATATTCTAATCTAGCTTTAACAATCATCAAAAAGTCTTACTCCATCCTACGTTGTTGCCTCAAATTTTTGCTAATGGAGTAGTTATCTCATTTAAGTGTCTAGGTTTATTGGTTTGAGTCTGTGCATATGGTAATGTCCCAAGCTCTCCTTTGATTGAAACGACAAACTTGTTACGGAATAACATATGCGAGAATAAATCATGTTTGGTGTGGTTGAATTCTCAGACGAATGCTGAACTACAATTTGATAGGTTCAGCTCCTTAGTAACAGGCTAAGGCTTGTAACCTAATTTCAAATGATAAATAATCTTATTCTTTATCTGCAGGTATTGCTCTTCTCGTGAAAACTTGACTATTGACCATGTTATACCGACATCACGGGGCGGCGAATGGACTTGGGAAAATCTGGTCACCACCTAGTAACAAAAATAATTCATTTGCAGCATATAACTATCACCAGCTTAGTGATGCATTACCTTGCTAAAAGCATTCCATATAAGGTTTTGAAGGAATAGTACTTTTGCTGTAGAAATTAAGATTGAACCTATAATGTATGGACATGCATACAAGGTGTGCATGAAACGCATTGTAACACAGTATGTTACACTAATAGAAACTATAGGAAAACATTTTAcatctataaatatatagatatgtaCATGTATGACATATGTGTAAGTGGGCATACGTTCATGCATTAAACTGAGTTTGAGATGTTGCAGTAAAGGCAgtaaaaccaaaatcaaaaccatCGGATGCGACCTATAGTTTTTAAAGGACCATATATGAAACACCATGAATTTTGGAAATGGATAATGTATCAAACAGTAGttctaaattgaaatttatacttaGTTTTGGGCCAAGTaggaaataaaaagaatacAATTCTCATGGTTCTTATAGATTACCTTTTGAATGCTGTTATACATCCAACAATTCATTTCCCAATTAGCAATACACACACATCAGTAGAAACATGCATACATACGTCTGCGGCACATATACATAATCTTGTGGAATTTTACCTTTTTCTACATGTTTTTGCTTTGCTGCAGGTGACAGCTTGTGCGAGATGCAACTCGAGGAAGGGCCAGAAAACTCCAGAGGAAGCGAACATAAGGCTAATCAAGATCCCGAAAGTCTGCTCTTTTTGTTactcttattcctttttttcGGAGAAATTGCTTCACTTATATCGGTTCATTTCTAATGCTTAAAAGCCTTTGTGATCTTTAATTGTAATCGCAGGCGCCTAAAGACTACGACATACTCGCCATACCCTTGACATCATCAGCTGTGAAGATGCTGAAGATGAGAAAGGGAGTTCCTGAAGAGTGGCTTCAGTACCTTTCGTAGCCGACTCCGTGATCATGCCAAATGTGAACTGTTGCTGAACCTGCATATAACCAATTCCGTGATCGTAATAATAGGTTTAATCTACAATAGTTGCTCACTGTGTTGTACAGTTCATTGTTAGCTTACCTGTGATCATCAGTTCATAAAATAATCATCGCGCTGCAAGCTGTAAAATACAAGAATATAAGCCTTACATTCTGGCTACATTCTTTCTTAATgaactagaaaaataaatatttatatagaattaaaCTGCTTGTCGCCAACGACGGTGATCCTTCGCGCTTTATTTATGAGCTCAATCTCAAGCTATTATCTGTGATCTTCTTGAAATGTGGTAAAGATGATCTGTTCTTCAACTTTTAAAGCCAATATGTAGTgttataaaacttttaattcaaatatatcctcTCCTATTAATCAAACTTGTGAAAGGCTTTCATATTCCACTAACATGTTTTTGTGTGTTGGAGTACACTTCATGGCCTTAACGCTACTTTGGTCtttaccttttcctttttttctttcttcttctcctgttctagaaaaaaaaaaaaaaaaaaaaaaaaaatctttgtgcTAAGACTTTTTAaagagtaaaaatcaaaatcctAGTCCTAACTTCTAATTACACGTCAAAGCAATTATTTTAGGAGAAAACTTGAGAGACCCTCCTGGCGGTTTACAATTTGTTAACTTTGACCTTAGAATTTTAATTGTATCACCTAAGTATCGTATGATATTTAGTGTTATTTTTCGTTGCTCTCTCTGTTAAGTTCCCTTCTATTAAGTTTTCCGTTAAATCCATCATATATTGTACACGTGTGTTGATACAAGTGTTAGAACAAAACCGCAACGAATAATCCGAT
It encodes the following:
- the LOC109715847 gene encoding uncharacterized protein LOC109715847, with the translated sequence MAKFTVQRGFGLPLNGERAHFGCDLRDPFRSRVCGGSRFLEKSPAGFHRGSKIWSPEHWRAWSMGRKPHGSKAEECVNGCGDGGDEEDEDDEEFVEDELACFRGLVLDISYRPVNVVCWRRAICLEFMEKADVLEYYDQTVSSPRGSFYIPAVLRVPHLLQVVKRRRVKHCLSRKSIFYRDSYTCQYCSSRENLTIDHVIPTSRGGEWTWENLVTACARCNSRKGQKTPEEANIRLIKIPKAPKDYDILAIPLTSSAVKMLKMRKGVPEEWLQYLS